A genomic stretch from Chryseobacterium sp. SNU WT5 includes:
- a CDS encoding AAA family ATPase codes for MNVFDLIIHDKEQVSLDDVFLNNYNQQNIEQLIKEYKYVDELTKYGLPVNNKILLQGHSGCGKTTTAKAIANALGKPILILNLSNVVCSRIGETSQNLKQIFDKATREKAVLFLDEFDQIGKERGSDDKDVGEMRRLVNTLIQLIDYFPENALLIAATNHAEIIDTALMRRFQLRINFEMPTSDILDTYYDKILLPFPAEMQHFERRYNISFAEAKDYAFTCIKSLLIEHFEKLDHLDELAQIEKSVE; via the coding sequence ATGAATGTTTTTGATCTTATTATTCACGATAAAGAGCAGGTTTCTTTAGATGATGTTTTTCTTAATAATTATAATCAGCAAAATATAGAGCAGCTAATCAAAGAATATAAATATGTTGATGAGCTTACAAAGTACGGATTACCTGTTAATAACAAAATTCTTCTGCAAGGACATTCCGGTTGTGGCAAAACTACTACAGCCAAGGCAATCGCAAATGCATTAGGAAAACCCATCTTGATCCTAAATTTGAGCAATGTAGTTTGTTCCAGAATTGGTGAAACTTCCCAAAACCTAAAACAGATTTTCGATAAAGCAACGCGGGAAAAAGCTGTTCTTTTCTTGGATGAATTTGATCAAATAGGAAAAGAGCGAGGTAGTGATGATAAGGATGTTGGCGAAATGAGAAGGTTGGTCAACACCCTTATTCAACTGATTGATTATTTCCCGGAAAATGCCTTGCTAATTGCAGCTACCAATCATGCGGAAATTATTGATACCGCTTTAATGCGGAGATTTCAACTGCGGATTAATTTCGAAATGCCAACTTCTGACATTTTAGATACCTATTACGATAAGATTTTACTGCCATTTCCCGCAGAGATGCAGCATTTCGAAAGACGATATAATATCTCTTTTGCCGAAGCCAAAGATTATGCATTTACCTGTATTAAATCTTTACTTATTGAGCATTTCGAAAAGTTAGATCATCTGGACGAATTAGCCCAAATAGAAAAATCAGTAGAATAA
- a CDS encoding IS1595 family transposase, whose amino-acid sequence MNIFSFGAEFSSEEDCVKHFKNERDKIGVSCKCGKTDFFWIKSRLSYECKSCNKRITLRSGTILENSNLSFLVWYKAIFLMSATKKGFSAKEMQRQLGLKRYEPVWAMMHKLRKAMGKRDERYTLEGMIEMDEGYFTVESRELEQEKGIRGRGAVGKQNVAVMAESTPLENIETGETSKSCRYFKAIVLEDHTAEGINETIKESLAESSIVFTDQSTSYVDISQLVEIHISEKSSKETTKDTLRWVHIFISNAKRNLLGNYHKIKRKNLQLYLNEFVHKLNRRYFEDKLFDRLVIASITGV is encoded by the coding sequence ATGAATATTTTTAGTTTTGGAGCGGAGTTTAGTAGTGAAGAAGATTGTGTGAAGCATTTTAAGAATGAGCGAGATAAAATTGGAGTCTCTTGTAAATGTGGAAAGACAGATTTTTTCTGGATCAAAAGCAGGTTGAGTTATGAATGTAAGTCTTGTAATAAGCGGATTACACTAAGAAGTGGTACCATTTTGGAAAATTCAAATTTGTCCTTTTTAGTTTGGTACAAGGCAATTTTTCTAATGAGCGCTACAAAAAAGGGATTTTCTGCTAAAGAAATGCAAAGGCAATTAGGTTTGAAGCGCTATGAGCCAGTTTGGGCCATGATGCACAAATTGAGAAAAGCGATGGGAAAACGAGATGAAAGATACACTTTAGAGGGCATGATTGAAATGGATGAAGGGTATTTTACAGTTGAATCTAGAGAACTGGAACAAGAGAAAGGGATTCGTGGAAGAGGTGCAGTTGGAAAGCAAAATGTTGCAGTGATGGCGGAATCTACGCCATTAGAAAATATAGAAACGGGAGAGACATCGAAATCTTGTAGATATTTTAAAGCAATAGTATTAGAAGATCATACAGCAGAGGGAATTAATGAGACTATTAAAGAATCTTTGGCAGAATCCAGCATAGTTTTTACAGATCAAAGCACGTCATATGTTGATATATCACAACTTGTAGAAATTCATATTTCAGAAAAATCTTCGAAAGAAACTACAAAAGATACTTTGCGTTGGGTTCACATATTTATCAGTAATGCGAAAAGGAATTTATTAGGAAATTACCACAAAATAAAACGCAAAAACCTTCAACTTTATCTAAATGAGTTTGTTCATAAGTTAAATCGGAGATATTTTGAAGATAAACTGTTCGATAGACTTGTGATAGCAAGCATTACAGGAGTATGA
- a CDS encoding alpha/beta hydrolase translates to MKTKILFLLLIILQFNLAKAQMDDKFYYPEKKLKPIEWANTEEVKLAVENDTITAVILKPAQKPKATIFYFHGAGGNLSYYAPIITPLVKDNFQVVLVDFRGYGKSTGKPLHKNIAEDGEKFFVELSKKEGIKNTKKVIYGASIGTQIATLLAKNHQDEISGLVLEGAMASFGDIAAFYSPEFKDFLLNSYISPYSAKEDIKLIHQIPKLFIHSKEDKDVPFAQGVTVFTNASEPKQFLEFSGEHLFALKYESAKILESINKMVVGKKNKK, encoded by the coding sequence ATGAAAACAAAAATCTTATTCCTGCTACTGATCATCCTCCAGTTCAATCTTGCGAAAGCACAAATGGATGATAAATTCTATTACCCTGAAAAAAAATTAAAACCAATTGAGTGGGCTAATACTGAAGAGGTAAAATTAGCTGTAGAAAATGACACCATTACCGCGGTCATTCTAAAGCCAGCTCAAAAACCCAAAGCAACAATTTTCTATTTTCATGGTGCAGGTGGTAACCTTTCTTATTACGCACCCATTATCACTCCCTTGGTCAAAGACAATTTTCAAGTTGTACTCGTAGATTTCAGAGGGTATGGAAAATCGACAGGAAAACCTTTGCATAAAAACATCGCGGAAGACGGTGAGAAATTTTTTGTAGAACTTTCGAAAAAAGAGGGAATAAAAAACACTAAGAAAGTTATTTATGGTGCTTCCATCGGAACACAAATCGCCACCCTGTTAGCAAAAAACCATCAAGATGAAATAAGTGGATTGGTACTGGAAGGAGCAATGGCTTCTTTTGGTGATATTGCGGCATTCTATTCTCCTGAATTTAAAGATTTCTTATTGAACAGTTACATTTCTCCCTATTCTGCAAAGGAGGATATTAAGCTCATTCATCAAATTCCAAAATTATTTATTCACAGTAAAGAAGACAAAGATGTTCCTTTTGCTCAAGGAGTGACGGTCTTTACTAATGCAAGTGAACCAAAACAATTTTTGGAATTTAGTGGCGAACATTTATTCGCTTTAAAATATGAAAGTGCAAAAATTCTGGAAAGCATTAATAAGATGGTCGTAGGGAAAAAGAATAAAAAATAA
- a CDS encoding helix-turn-helix domain-containing protein, with protein sequence MQNKYKCCYTYQSFMAADFYHPRSPVLAQYIEGFYFIRTDKKYPFEYYTFPNNYCILSLLNNVELNITGGLVEIKKSQHKNQISSLTFQYREPLNVVYLEPVEELTIYFKPNGINFFFKNMEDFYHKKSMLNFNPFAEFKNLFFKVFEIFDRDAQVKYIEDQLLYLFQSSDEGLIENLLNDLETDLGIEEIAFKNDISRQYLNQYIKLKLGKSPSEFRKIARFRKSLTMMKNRNTTLTEVSYENLFFDQSHFNRDFKGLTTFSPKEFFQNTDLEKNNVWFML encoded by the coding sequence ATGCAAAATAAATATAAGTGTTGTTACACTTACCAATCATTTATGGCCGCAGATTTCTATCATCCAAGATCTCCAGTTCTAGCACAGTATATCGAAGGGTTTTACTTTATTCGAACGGATAAGAAATACCCTTTCGAATATTATACCTTTCCTAACAATTATTGCATTTTGTCTTTATTGAACAATGTTGAACTCAACATCACAGGTGGTTTAGTAGAAATAAAAAAATCACAGCATAAAAATCAGATTTCCAGTCTTACCTTCCAGTATCGGGAACCGCTCAATGTTGTTTACTTAGAACCAGTCGAGGAATTGACTATTTATTTTAAGCCAAATGGAATCAACTTTTTCTTTAAAAATATGGAGGATTTTTATCATAAGAAATCGATGTTGAATTTTAATCCCTTTGCAGAGTTTAAAAATTTATTTTTTAAAGTATTTGAAATCTTCGACCGAGATGCTCAGGTTAAATATATCGAAGATCAACTTTTATATCTATTTCAATCAAGTGATGAAGGTTTAATCGAAAATCTTTTAAATGACTTGGAAACCGATTTAGGTATCGAAGAGATTGCTTTTAAAAATGATATTTCCAGACAATATCTGAATCAGTATATCAAATTAAAATTAGGAAAATCGCCATCTGAATTTAGAAAGATTGCTCGTTTTAGGAAATCATTAACAATGATGAAAAACAGAAATACTACGCTTACAGAAGTTTCGTACGAAAATTTATTCTTTGATCAATCACACTTTAATCGTGATTTTAAAGGACTTACTACTTTTTCACCCAAAGAGTTTTTTCAAAATACCGATTTGGAAAAGAATAATGTGTGGTTTATGCTTTAA
- a CDS encoding GLPGLI family protein, with protein sequence MKTNITFFILLLSFYASAQTHRFIYDVEYKKDSTSQMTTKENYHLDISGDEVLYYTRDFFIADSLIVNNFPFPKDMKLNTSTIIKHKKGSSSFEEYDLLENTVLNLQTTDSQNWLLTSEKKQVKDLTLQKATTNWGGRNWIAWFAKEIPFQEGPYKFHGLPGLIVEIADDKNNYKFSLVKSENIKESAENQYIEMAYQMSVPVTWQKFKNAKIKFYESPINFIKNGIGSLKNNEFYLNDGTNVNSTNSREVNERLRNTIKKYNNPIELDKAILYP encoded by the coding sequence ATGAAAACTAATATTACATTTTTTATTTTACTCTTAAGTTTTTACGCATCAGCGCAAACGCACCGATTCATCTATGACGTTGAATATAAAAAAGATTCAACTTCTCAAATGACCACCAAAGAAAATTACCATCTTGATATTTCTGGTGATGAGGTTCTTTATTATACGAGGGATTTCTTTATTGCAGATTCTTTGATTGTGAATAATTTTCCGTTTCCTAAAGATATGAAACTAAATACTTCAACAATTATTAAACATAAGAAAGGAAGTTCAAGTTTTGAAGAATATGATTTACTCGAAAATACAGTTCTAAATCTCCAAACCACAGATTCCCAAAACTGGTTATTAACCTCTGAAAAAAAGCAGGTAAAAGATTTGACGCTTCAGAAAGCCACAACGAATTGGGGCGGTCGAAACTGGATAGCCTGGTTTGCCAAAGAAATCCCTTTTCAAGAAGGACCATATAAATTCCATGGTTTGCCTGGACTTATTGTTGAAATCGCGGATGATAAAAACAATTACAAATTTTCATTAGTAAAATCTGAAAATATAAAAGAGTCAGCAGAAAACCAATATATTGAAATGGCTTACCAAATGAGCGTTCCGGTTACTTGGCAAAAATTTAAAAACGCGAAAATTAAATTTTATGAATCGCCTATAAATTTTATAAAAAACGGAATTGGAAGTTTAAAAAACAATGAGTTCTATTTAAACGATGGCACAAATGTAAACTCAACGAACAGCCGAGAAGTGAATGAGCGATTAAGGAATACAATTAAAAAATATAATAATCCGATTGAACTGGATAAGGCGATTTTGTATCCCTAA
- a CDS encoding YggS family pyridoxal phosphate-dependent enzyme: protein MAESIVENLKFILQRIENACIESDRNTNEVRLLLATKTVSAENIKIAINAGQPLIAENKVQELKEKYESLKSVPHESHFIGHLQTNKIKDILRCDVSCIQSLDRLDLAQKLHQRLLYEQKTMDVLIQVNTSDEESKFGVHPDDAVELICQVSKFETLKIKGLMTIGVFSAETEKVRKCFRLLKQIQQEVIVLDIPNVEMKELSMGMSGDLETAIEEGATIVRVGTAIFGQRIYPDSYYWDENKK, encoded by the coding sequence ATGGCAGAATCAATTGTAGAAAATCTGAAATTTATTCTTCAGCGGATAGAAAATGCCTGTATTGAAAGCGATCGAAATACGAATGAGGTACGGTTGTTGCTTGCTACGAAAACAGTATCTGCAGAAAACATCAAAATTGCAATTAACGCAGGTCAGCCTTTAATAGCAGAAAATAAAGTGCAGGAACTGAAAGAGAAATACGAATCTTTAAAATCTGTTCCTCATGAGAGTCACTTCATTGGGCATCTGCAAACCAACAAAATTAAGGATATTTTAAGGTGCGACGTTAGCTGTATTCAGTCACTCGATCGTTTGGATTTAGCGCAAAAACTGCATCAGAGATTGTTGTATGAGCAAAAAACAATGGATGTTTTAATTCAGGTTAATACTTCCGATGAAGAAAGCAAATTCGGGGTACATCCCGATGACGCTGTTGAACTGATCTGTCAAGTTTCCAAATTTGAAACTTTAAAAATAAAAGGATTGATGACGATTGGTGTATTCAGTGCCGAAACTGAAAAAGTTAGGAAGTGTTTCCGATTGCTCAAACAAATTCAACAGGAAGTAATTGTTCTTGATATTCCAAATGTAGAAATGAAAGAACTCTCAATGGGAATGAGTGGCGATTTAGAAACAGCGATTGAAGAAGGTGCCACAATTGTAAGAGTAGGCACGGCCATCTTTGGACAGAGAATCTATCCAGACAGCTATTACTGGGATGAAAATAAAAAATAA